The following are encoded in a window of Bacillota bacterium genomic DNA:
- a CDS encoding TrkA family potassium uptake protein, with amino-acid sequence MKVLVAGGGKVGYYLVKTLLDEGHEVSLVERDEGVCQNIASELDVLVINGDATSLDILADAGVQDADVIAAVTGKDEVNLVICQLARRRFGVPRTVARVNNPKNQRALELLGVDVAVSSTAVIAHFIEESLARWHWKTLLTFHRGNMHIVEMELDPHSPSVGKRVEELELPHDCVLVAVIRGHDVLIPRGSTSLQVGDEILAVTRSDTQFELVEKLTGKKPHGLLRKELNRMGAVLRGRKPVR; translated from the coding sequence ATGAAGGTTCTGGTGGCAGGAGGGGGGAAGGTAGGGTACTACCTTGTGAAAACCCTGCTGGATGAAGGCCATGAAGTTTCACTGGTGGAGCGAGATGAAGGAGTCTGTCAGAATATTGCTTCAGAGCTGGACGTGCTGGTTATTAACGGCGACGCGACGAGCCTGGATATCCTCGCGGATGCGGGGGTTCAAGATGCCGATGTCATTGCTGCGGTAACCGGAAAGGATGAAGTTAACCTCGTCATCTGCCAGCTGGCGAGGCGCAGATTCGGCGTCCCCCGGACGGTGGCGCGGGTCAACAACCCGAAAAATCAGAGGGCTTTGGAATTGCTGGGTGTAGATGTTGCCGTGAGCAGCACTGCGGTGATCGCCCACTTCATTGAGGAGAGCCTGGCGCGCTGGCACTGGAAAACTCTCTTGACCTTCCACCGGGGAAACATGCACATTGTGGAGATGGAACTGGATCCTCATTCCCCGTCCGTGGGGAAAAGAGTGGAAGAACTCGAACTCCCACATGATTGCGTTTTGGTGGCGGTAATCAGGGGGCATGATGTACTGATTCCCAGAGGCAGCACTTCGCTTCAGGTGGGTGATGAAATTTTGGCGGTAACCCGCTCCGATACCCAGTTTGAGCTTGTCGAAAAACTTACCGGCAAAAAGCCGCATGGTCTTTTGCGTAAAGAATTAAACCGGATGGGGGCAGTCTTGCGTGGCAGAAAACCAGTCCGTTAA
- a CDS encoding TrkH family potassium uptake protein: MGLAALMVIPLITALFFQEWNIALDFLIGIFLSLITAYTLTLLASPEAYKSKLSWVDGLVAVTVAWLLGMILAAVPYYLSGFYGSFLDATFDVMSGLTTTGLVLIQDLDHVPYGINMWRHLLTFLGGQGMVVLALTFLFREISGAFKLYVGEAKDEQLLPNAKNTARVIWFISIIYLLVGTFIFWVAGLFIGLSPLRSFFHGLWVFMAAWSTGGFAPQSQNVLYYHSTLYELVTVLFFTVGSFNFALHYTIWRGNRREIFRNLEIISFFITVNLLFSLTAGGLAQSDVYTGFWDIFRKGYYHLISGHTTTGFMTVYASQFQGWSDLALIGLIISMLFGASACSTAGGFKALRIGIIWHTLIREVKRVINPERAVVTEKFHHLRDVLLEERHMRSALLIVILYITTFTIATVAGVASGYPLIHSMFEAASATGNVGLSIGVVAPSMPGLLKALYILVMWVGRLEFMAVLAGVAFIIEAFRRK; encoded by the coding sequence ATGGGACTGGCAGCCCTCATGGTAATTCCCCTCATCACGGCTTTGTTTTTTCAGGAATGGAACATTGCGCTGGACTTTCTGATCGGCATTTTTTTGTCTTTAATTACAGCATATACGCTCACCCTGCTTGCGTCCCCGGAGGCTTACAAATCAAAACTTTCCTGGGTTGACGGCCTGGTGGCAGTTACCGTGGCCTGGCTGCTCGGGATGATCCTTGCTGCTGTCCCGTACTATTTAAGCGGTTTTTACGGTTCTTTTCTCGATGCAACCTTTGATGTGATGAGCGGCTTAACAACCACCGGTTTGGTGCTGATTCAGGATCTTGATCACGTGCCTTACGGGATTAACATGTGGCGGCACCTCCTCACCTTTCTTGGCGGGCAGGGAATGGTCGTCCTCGCCCTTACCTTTCTTTTTCGCGAAATTTCTGGAGCTTTTAAACTGTATGTAGGGGAAGCGAAAGATGAGCAGCTTCTACCCAATGCAAAAAATACGGCGCGGGTGATCTGGTTCATCAGCATTATTTACCTGCTCGTCGGCACCTTTATCTTCTGGGTGGCCGGGTTGTTTATTGGATTGTCGCCGCTCAGGTCCTTTTTCCACGGTTTGTGGGTTTTTATGGCGGCCTGGAGCACGGGAGGCTTCGCTCCCCAGAGCCAGAATGTTTTGTATTACCACAGCACCCTCTACGAACTGGTGACCGTTTTATTTTTTACGGTAGGGTCGTTTAACTTTGCCCTCCACTATACAATCTGGCGGGGAAACAGGCGGGAAATCTTCCGGAATCTGGAGATCATTTCCTTCTTTATTACCGTTAATCTTCTTTTCTCCCTCACCGCCGGGGGGTTGGCTCAGTCAGATGTTTACACCGGCTTCTGGGACATCTTTCGCAAGGGGTACTATCATCTTATTTCCGGCCATACGACAACAGGGTTTATGACAGTTTATGCTTCTCAATTCCAGGGGTGGAGCGACCTCGCTCTTATAGGTTTAATTATTTCCATGCTTTTTGGGGCGAGTGCCTGTTCTACGGCGGGTGGTTTTAAGGCCCTCCGGATCGGGATTATCTGGCATACTTTAATCCGAGAGGTCAAACGGGTGATCAACCCTGAGCGGGCTGTTGTGACCGAGAAGTTTCATCACTTGCGGGATGTTCTTTTGGAGGAGCGCCACATGCGAAGCGCCCTCCTGATTGTGATTCTTTATATCACTACGTTTACGATTGCCACCGTGGCAGGTGTTGCCTCCGGCTACCCCCTGATCCACTCCATGTTTGAAGCTGCTTCTGCAACCGGAAACGTGGGCCTGAGCATCGGGGTTGTCGCGCCTTCGATGCCCGGCTTGCTCAAAGCCCTTTACATTTTGGTGATGTGGGTGGGACGCCTGGAATTTATGGCAGTTCTGGCAGGAGTGGCCTTTATCATTGAGGCTTTTAGGAGGAAGTAG
- a CDS encoding DNA-binding protein: MERRLAWFALGVALFFIFPRQVSAAPVSSADLLNYGSRYQGKLIEFEGEVIGDLMKRGEYAWIPVSDGLNTIGVWAPALYVEQIKYVGSYRYRGDRVRVIGIFHQACRQHGGDLDIHAKSLEIIKQGCRISHPLDRARVLGAGILGLFAVILFFVNRFRVRDLS, from the coding sequence ATGGAACGGAGACTGGCCTGGTTTGCCCTTGGAGTTGCTTTGTTTTTTATCTTTCCGCGTCAGGTGTCGGCAGCGCCCGTCTCGAGTGCCGACCTCCTCAACTACGGAAGCAGGTACCAGGGAAAGCTTATTGAATTTGAGGGGGAAGTGATCGGCGATCTGATGAAGCGCGGGGAATATGCCTGGATTCCCGTCAGCGACGGCCTGAACACGATCGGTGTTTGGGCCCCTGCTTTATATGTAGAACAGATTAAATATGTCGGGAGCTACCGGTACCGGGGAGACAGGGTTCGGGTAATCGGGATCTTCCACCAGGCTTGCCGCCAGCACGGGGGGGACCTGGACATTCATGCCAAAAGTCTTGAGATCATCAAGCAGGGTTGCCGGATTTCGCATCCTTTGGACCGGGCGCGTGTTCTTGGCGCCGGAATTCTGGGCCTCTTTGCAGTTATTCTTTTCTTTGTCAACCGTTTCAGAGTGCGGGACCTTTCTTGA
- a CDS encoding HD-GYP domain-containing protein has translation MRRIPVEKLEAGMQLARPIYSKGGRVLLDKGIKLKESYIKRLVEFGITHVYVYDERIGDLDVNEIVNEETRLQAAEIVRQAVANIRFGVGLNVREIKRVVMEIMDQILFNRETLAHLSEIRIVGEFLFHHSVNVAIYALLTGIAMSYNSSQLLDLGTGALLHDIGKSRMPARLLNKCEPLTGPEAEEMKKHTVYGFDLLRKENDLSLLSAHVAFQHHERFDGTGYPRGLKGTEIHEYARIAAVANTYDLLVGGLEGTRLLPYQTVEYIVAQAGHAFDPEVVKLFSTNIAVYPLGSLVRLNTGEKGVVIQIPRNYPTRPVVKLLYDGAGKPYQGEFPEVDLLKELTVFVEEVLEE, from the coding sequence ATGCGGCGGATACCCGTAGAAAAACTGGAGGCAGGAATGCAGTTGGCCCGGCCTATCTACAGTAAGGGAGGGCGGGTTCTGCTCGACAAAGGAATCAAATTAAAGGAAAGCTATATCAAACGCCTTGTCGAATTTGGCATCACCCATGTTTATGTTTACGATGAGCGGATTGGGGACCTGGATGTCAACGAAATCGTAAACGAAGAGACGCGGCTTCAAGCCGCAGAAATTGTCCGCCAGGCTGTTGCCAACATCAGGTTTGGCGTCGGTTTGAACGTTCGTGAGATTAAGCGGGTGGTAATGGAAATCATGGACCAGATCCTTTTCAACCGCGAGACCCTTGCCCACCTTTCCGAAATCAGAATTGTCGGGGAATTCCTTTTTCACCACTCGGTAAATGTGGCGATTTACGCTCTTTTAACGGGAATTGCTATGAGCTACAACAGCAGCCAGCTGCTTGATTTGGGGACAGGCGCCCTCCTGCATGATATCGGGAAAAGCAGGATGCCGGCCCGCCTCCTGAACAAATGCGAACCCCTCACGGGGCCTGAGGCAGAGGAAATGAAAAAACACACCGTTTACGGGTTTGACCTGCTCCGAAAAGAAAACGACTTGAGCCTTCTTTCGGCACACGTGGCCTTTCAGCATCACGAGCGTTTTGACGGCACCGGATACCCCCGCGGCCTGAAAGGAACGGAAATCCACGAGTATGCCCGCATTGCTGCTGTAGCCAATACGTACGACCTTCTCGTAGGCGGGCTTGAAGGGACGCGCCTTCTCCCTTACCAGACGGTAGAATATATCGTGGCACAGGCGGGGCACGCCTTCGACCCCGAAGTTGTGAAACTGTTTTCGACAAATATTGCCGTTTATCCCCTGGGGAGTCTGGTGCGTTTGAATACCGGAGAAAAGGGGGTCGTCATTCAGATTCCCAGGAATTATCCCACCCGTCCCGTTGTTAAGCTCCTTTATGATGGAGCAGGCAAACCATATCAGGGGGAGTTTCCTGAAGTCGATCTCCTTAAAGAATTGACTGTTTTCGTGGAAGAGGTGCTGGAAGAGTAA
- the thrS gene encoding threonine--tRNA ligase, translating to MKENLEQGLIPVILKDGSVCEVPPGSTWGDVAAGISRRLAREAVVARVDGELRDLQSPARAGEKVEFLTFEAEAGRAVYRHTSAHILAQAVKRLFPEARLAIGPAIEDGFYYDFDLDHSFTPEDLVRIEAEMKKIIQADYPVVRREVSRAEAEEYFKNRGETYKLELIQELPPDAGISLYQQGEFTDLCLGPHLPRTGMVGALKLLSVAGAYWRGSEKNKMLQRIYGTSFPRQKDLEEYLNRLEEAKRRDHRKLGQELDLFGIVGEGPGFPFFYPRGMIIRTELENFWREEHRRRGYQEIKSPVILHRSLWERSGHWDLYKENMYFLKIDDEDFAVKPMNCPGAILYYKTRLHSYREFPLRIAELGLVHRHERSGVLHGLLRVRCFTQDDAHIFMLPSQVTDEIIGVIDLVDYFYRTFNFPYRVELSTRPEKALGSQEVWDQATRSLREALDKKGISYRVNEGEGAFYGPKIDFHLEDSLGRSWQCGTIQLDFVNPENFDLTYIGEDGQKHRPVMIHRVVFGSIERFLGILTEHYGGAFPVWLAPVQVKIISVASRHAPYAHEVARFLETRGIRVEVDDRNERVGYKIREGELEKVPYLLVVGDQEVEAGVVRVRARGLGDQGPAVLEQFFRQLREEIEQKQ from the coding sequence ATGAAGGAGAATCTCGAACAGGGTCTAATCCCGGTTATTCTGAAGGATGGAAGTGTTTGCGAGGTCCCGCCCGGGAGCACCTGGGGTGATGTTGCTGCCGGGATCAGCAGAAGGCTAGCCAGAGAGGCGGTCGTGGCCAGGGTTGACGGGGAACTCCGGGATCTCCAGAGCCCTGCCCGGGCCGGGGAGAAGGTAGAGTTTCTCACTTTTGAGGCTGAAGCAGGGAGGGCGGTTTACCGCCACACTTCCGCCCACATTCTCGCCCAGGCAGTGAAGCGCCTTTTTCCCGAAGCCAGGCTCGCGATAGGTCCTGCCATTGAAGACGGTTTTTATTACGATTTTGACCTCGACCATTCCTTTACACCCGAAGATCTCGTGCGGATTGAGGCGGAAATGAAGAAGATTATCCAGGCGGACTACCCTGTGGTAAGAAGGGAAGTATCCCGCGCCGAGGCGGAGGAGTATTTTAAAAATCGGGGAGAAACGTACAAACTGGAGTTAATTCAGGAATTGCCTCCTGATGCCGGGATTAGTCTTTATCAGCAGGGGGAGTTTACAGATCTTTGTTTGGGGCCCCACCTGCCCCGGACGGGCATGGTCGGAGCCCTGAAATTGCTCAGCGTCGCCGGGGCCTACTGGCGCGGAAGCGAAAAGAACAAGATGCTCCAGCGGATCTACGGCACTTCATTCCCCAGACAGAAGGATCTGGAGGAGTACCTCAACCGTTTGGAGGAGGCAAAACGAAGGGACCACCGGAAGCTGGGGCAGGAGCTGGACCTCTTCGGCATCGTCGGGGAAGGGCCGGGATTCCCCTTCTTTTACCCGCGGGGGATGATTATCCGGACCGAGCTGGAAAACTTTTGGAGGGAGGAGCACCGGCGCCGGGGCTACCAGGAAATTAAAAGTCCGGTAATCCTGCACCGTTCGCTCTGGGAAAGGTCAGGCCACTGGGATCTGTATAAAGAAAACATGTACTTTTTAAAGATCGATGACGAAGACTTTGCCGTCAAGCCGATGAACTGCCCCGGCGCCATTCTTTATTATAAAACAAGGCTTCATTCTTATCGCGAATTCCCGCTCCGCATCGCTGAACTCGGCCTGGTGCACCGCCATGAACGTTCCGGTGTTCTGCACGGCCTTTTGCGGGTCCGCTGCTTTACCCAGGACGATGCCCACATCTTCATGCTTCCCAGTCAGGTGACAGATGAAATCATCGGAGTGATTGACCTTGTTGATTATTTTTACAGAACCTTTAATTTTCCTTACCGCGTAGAGTTGTCAACAAGGCCGGAGAAGGCCCTGGGCTCCCAGGAGGTTTGGGATCAGGCAACCCGGAGTTTAAGGGAGGCATTGGATAAAAAAGGAATTTCTTATCGGGTGAACGAAGGCGAAGGCGCCTTTTACGGCCCGAAAATCGACTTCCACCTGGAGGACTCGCTCGGACGAAGCTGGCAGTGCGGGACAATTCAGCTGGACTTCGTGAATCCTGAAAATTTCGATCTCACCTACATTGGAGAAGATGGGCAGAAACACAGACCGGTTATGATTCACCGGGTTGTTTTCGGGAGCATCGAGCGTTTTTTGGGGATCCTTACAGAGCACTATGGCGGGGCCTTTCCTGTCTGGCTGGCTCCCGTTCAGGTGAAAATAATTTCCGTTGCCTCCCGCCATGCTCCCTATGCGCATGAAGTCGCAAGATTTCTCGAAACAAGAGGAATCAGAGTGGAAGTGGATGATCGGAACGAGAGGGTGGGTTACAAGATCAGGGAGGGCGAACTCGAAAAGGTTCCGTATTTACTTGTCGTTGGTGACCAGGAAGTGGAGGCAGGAGTCGTAAGGGTAAGGGCGCGCGGCCTGGGGGATCAGGGTCCTGCCGTTCTGGAGCAGTTTTTCCGGCAGCTTCGGGAAGAAATCGAACAGAAGCAATGA
- a CDS encoding translation initiation factor IF-3: protein MNKDLRVNEEIRAREVRLVNSDGQQLGIMPLKEGLRVAMEQGLDLVEVAPHAKPPVCRIMDYGKYKYEQSKREREARKKQRIINVKELKLRPNIEEHDFRVKVKNAQRFLMDGDKVKITLMFRGREISHAELGHNLCLRFYEQVRDLAVMEKEPKIEGRNMIMILAPKNQEQVKGDLRDA from the coding sequence ATTAACAAAGATTTACGGGTTAACGAAGAAATCCGTGCCCGGGAAGTTCGTTTAGTGAACAGCGACGGTCAGCAACTCGGAATTATGCCCCTCAAAGAGGGACTCCGCGTCGCAATGGAGCAGGGTCTGGACCTGGTCGAGGTAGCCCCGCACGCCAAACCCCCCGTCTGCCGGATTATGGATTACGGAAAGTACAAGTACGAGCAGAGCAAAAGGGAGCGGGAAGCCCGCAAGAAGCAGCGCATTATCAATGTAAAAGAGTTGAAGTTGCGGCCCAATATCGAAGAACACGACTTTCGGGTTAAGGTTAAGAACGCCCAGCGCTTCCTGATGGACGGGGATAAGGTCAAGATTACTTTGATGTTTCGGGGACGCGAGATCTCCCATGCCGAGTTGGGGCACAACCTCTGTCTCAGATTCTACGAGCAGGTGCGGGACCTGGCGGTTATGGAGAAAGAGCCGAAAATCGAAGGAAGAAACATGATCATGATCCTGGCGCCGAAAAACCAGGAGCAGGTGAAAGGAGATTTAAGAGATGCCTAA
- the rpmI gene encoding 50S ribosomal protein L35: MPKMKTHRGAAKRFKRTANGLWKRARAWKSHLLAKKSSRRKRRLRHPDLISAADRKRVERLLPYL, translated from the coding sequence ATGCCTAAAATGAAAACTCATCGGGGCGCAGCAAAAAGGTTTAAACGGACTGCGAACGGACTCTGGAAGCGGGCAAGAGCATGGAAAAGCCACCTTTTGGCGAAGAAATCAAGCAGACGAAAGCGCCGGCTCCGGCACCCTGACCTGATCAGCGCTGCGGACCGGAAGCGGGTAGAGAGGCTTTTGCCTTATCTGTAA
- the rplT gene encoding 50S ribosomal protein L20, with translation MARVKGGPVTRRRHKKILKLARGYRGAKSKLYRPAREQVMKSLFYAYVHRRLRKRDFRKLWITRINAAARLNGLSYSRFMNGLKKAGVAVNRKMLAELAVNDEAAFGKLVDLAKKHL, from the coding sequence ATGGCGAGAGTAAAAGGCGGTCCGGTAACACGGCGCCGGCATAAAAAAATCCTAAAGCTTGCCCGTGGTTACCGGGGGGCAAAGAGCAAGTTATACCGCCCGGCACGCGAGCAGGTAATGAAATCCCTTTTTTATGCTTATGTGCACAGAAGGCTGCGGAAGCGGGATTTCCGGAAGTTGTGGATTACCAGGATCAACGCCGCTGCTCGTCTAAACGGGCTGTCTTACAGCAGATTTATGAACGGTTTGAAGAAGGCCGGGGTTGCCGTCAACCGGAAGATGCTTGCGGAGCTGGCCGTCAACGATGAGGCTGCTTTTGGAAAACTGGTAGATCTTGCGAAAAAGCACCTGTAG
- a CDS encoding RNA methyltransferase produces MEQMLKKQVLQFARNLKKRSAREAGRRFLIEGPNFVAEALKAGVCLDFILYTEKILRREKGRNVLQQARLRRIPSFLIGEREFQRLSETETPQGILAVGAKPVWREEELLAQPEGIFLALDGIQDPGNLGTIIRTGDGVGVSAVYLGRGTVDLYNPKVLRATMGSIFRVPAFSKVDLSELLEKMRRLNVFIVASVPHAGVAYFRANLRHSRLVLVIGNEARGISAELKTLADEIVSIPTRPEVDSLNAAVAASLILYEIYRQKS; encoded by the coding sequence GTGGAGCAGATGTTGAAAAAACAGGTGCTGCAGTTTGCCCGCAATCTGAAAAAACGAAGTGCACGCGAGGCCGGACGGCGCTTCCTTATCGAAGGGCCGAACTTTGTGGCGGAGGCCTTAAAAGCGGGGGTGTGCCTCGATTTTATTCTTTATACGGAAAAAATCCTGCGGCGGGAAAAAGGGAGAAATGTTCTCCAGCAGGCCCGCCTGCGCCGGATTCCTTCTTTCCTGATCGGAGAGCGGGAATTTCAAAGGCTTTCGGAGACAGAAACTCCCCAGGGGATTCTCGCGGTGGGAGCAAAGCCGGTCTGGCGGGAAGAGGAACTGCTTGCACAGCCCGAAGGAATATTTCTTGCCCTCGACGGCATCCAGGACCCGGGCAATCTGGGGACGATCATCAGGACCGGGGACGGAGTTGGGGTGAGTGCTGTTTACCTGGGGCGGGGGACGGTTGATCTGTATAACCCCAAGGTCCTCCGGGCAACGATGGGGTCGATTTTCCGCGTCCCTGCATTTTCTAAGGTAGACCTCTCTGAACTGCTTGAAAAAATGAGACGGCTGAACGTTTTTATTGTTGCCTCTGTTCCTCATGCCGGGGTGGCGTATTTTAGGGCAAACTTGAGGCACTCCCGCCTTGTCCTGGTCATCGGCAACGAGGCGCGGGGGATTAGCGCGGAACTCAAAACCTTGGCAGATGAAATTGTGAGCATTCCCACCCGACCTGAGGTTGACTCGCTAAACGCAGCAGTCGCGGCATCCCTGATCCTCTATGAAATTTACCGCCAGAAATCCTGA
- the pheS gene encoding phenylalanine--tRNA ligase subunit alpha, producing the protein MEQKIRQIKENALSELEKAQTKDSLQAVRIKYLGKKGELTGVLREMGGLPPEERPRLGQLANEVRTFLESEIGRRLSILAEREKQKKLESEVIDVTLPGRPLRRGRKHPLTLVLDEIKQIFTAMGFEIAEGPEVEWDYYNFEALNIPKGHPARDMQDSFYITGEILLRTHTSPVQVRTLEKTVPRVPVRIIAPGKVYRRDDDATHSPMFHQVEGLLVDRRCTFGDLKGVLLAFARQMFGEDREIRLRPSFFPFTEPSAEVDISCIRCRGEGCRVCAGTGWLEILGAGMVHPKVLENVGYDPEEVVGFAFGMGVERIAMLKYGISDLRLFFENDIRFLHQF; encoded by the coding sequence ATGGAGCAGAAGATACGCCAGATTAAGGAAAATGCTCTGTCAGAGCTGGAAAAGGCGCAGACTAAGGACTCGCTTCAAGCCGTAAGAATTAAGTATCTCGGCAAGAAAGGAGAGCTGACAGGGGTTTTGAGAGAGATGGGGGGCCTCCCTCCGGAAGAGCGCCCCAGGCTTGGCCAGCTTGCGAACGAGGTGCGAACCTTTCTCGAAAGCGAAATTGGCCGGAGGCTTTCAATTTTAGCCGAAAGAGAGAAGCAAAAGAAGCTGGAATCCGAAGTGATTGATGTAACCCTGCCGGGGCGCCCCCTGCGCCGGGGCCGCAAACACCCTCTAACCCTTGTCCTGGACGAAATCAAGCAGATTTTTACGGCAATGGGATTTGAAATTGCCGAAGGGCCTGAGGTCGAGTGGGATTATTACAACTTCGAAGCATTAAATATTCCTAAGGGGCACCCCGCCCGGGACATGCAGGATTCCTTTTATATCACCGGTGAAATCCTGCTGCGGACCCACACCTCACCGGTTCAGGTGCGCACCCTGGAGAAAACGGTTCCCCGTGTTCCGGTGCGGATTATCGCGCCGGGAAAAGTCTACCGGAGGGATGATGATGCCACCCATTCTCCGATGTTTCACCAGGTGGAGGGCCTGCTGGTTGACAGGCGGTGCACCTTCGGCGACTTGAAGGGAGTCCTGCTGGCCTTTGCCCGCCAGATGTTCGGAGAGGACCGGGAAATCCGGCTGCGGCCGAGCTTTTTCCCTTTTACCGAACCCAGTGCCGAGGTTGATATCTCCTGCATCAGGTGCCGGGGAGAGGGGTGCCGGGTGTGCGCGGGAACGGGCTGGCTTGAAATACTGGGGGCAGGAATGGTGCACCCCAAAGTTCTTGAAAATGTTGGTTACGATCCGGAAGAGGTGGTGGGTTTTGCCTTCGGCATGGGAGTTGAGCGGATTGCCATGTTAAAGTATGGAATTAGCGACCTGCGCCTCTTTTTTGAAAATGACATCCGGTTCTTGCACCAGTTTTAA